The following are encoded together in the Naumannella cuiyingiana genome:
- a CDS encoding AAA family ATPase, which produces MLGSPDAPALPVVIVLALAMGGLLVGAPAGAVIGGLIGLFLRGRAKDGAPASVTEPTTGGRVVADRPHRQPQAHEQVDDPAPLAPISAPPARPASPAVDPRDPERLNRVLAELDGLPGLEAVAEQVRRMARRVALDQERKVRGMAVAESGYHAIFSGPPGTGKTTVARIWGNALVAMGALPSGHVVEADRGRLVGQHVGETAIKTTEAFDEARGGVLFIDEAYSLVPRGFESSNDFGREAVETVLARMENDRATTAVIAAGYAEEMDRFLDSNPGLRSRFANTVTFEHFDGPTLVRVAESMAEKGDYGWDPEALRLLGQAFTRLAAAPPKGWANARSVRSVLDLAVTAQADRLSEIGFGDDDLARLIEEDARTALQRLYPQAI; this is translated from the coding sequence ATGCTGGGCAGCCCGGACGCGCCCGCGCTGCCGGTTGTGATCGTGCTCGCCCTGGCCATGGGTGGACTGCTGGTCGGGGCACCTGCCGGTGCCGTCATCGGTGGGCTGATCGGGCTGTTTCTCAGAGGCCGCGCGAAAGATGGTGCCCCTGCCTCCGTTACCGAGCCCACGACAGGGGGCCGTGTTGTGGCCGACCGCCCTCATCGTCAGCCTCAGGCGCACGAGCAAGTGGACGATCCCGCTCCGCTTGCTCCCATATCGGCGCCTCCCGCACGCCCAGCGAGCCCTGCGGTGGATCCGCGTGATCCGGAACGGTTGAACCGCGTGCTCGCAGAACTTGACGGCTTGCCGGGGCTGGAGGCCGTGGCTGAGCAGGTGCGGCGGATGGCTCGTCGGGTCGCGCTTGATCAGGAGCGGAAGGTGCGGGGAATGGCGGTGGCCGAGAGCGGTTATCACGCGATCTTCTCGGGCCCGCCCGGAACCGGGAAGACCACGGTTGCGCGCATCTGGGGTAATGCCTTGGTCGCCATGGGAGCGCTTCCGTCCGGTCACGTGGTGGAGGCAGATCGAGGGCGGCTTGTGGGCCAACACGTCGGGGAGACCGCGATCAAGACAACCGAAGCATTCGACGAAGCGCGCGGTGGGGTCTTGTTCATTGATGAGGCGTACTCCCTCGTGCCGCGTGGATTTGAATCGAGCAACGACTTCGGGCGGGAAGCGGTGGAGACCGTGCTCGCACGAATGGAGAACGACCGCGCCACAACAGCGGTGATCGCGGCTGGCTACGCGGAGGAGATGGATCGATTCCTGGACTCCAACCCGGGTCTACGCTCACGGTTCGCAAACACGGTGACATTCGAGCACTTCGACGGGCCGACGCTCGTTCGCGTGGCTGAGTCCATGGCGGAGAAGGGCGACTATGGATGGGATCCGGAGGCGCTTCGGCTGCTCGGGCAGGCGTTCACGCGGTTGGCTGCTGCTCCACCGAAGGGCTGGGCGAACGCGCGCAGTGTCCGCAGCGTCCTGGACCTGGCAGTCACGGCCCAGGCTGACCGGCTCAGTGAGATCGGCTTCGGGGACGATGATCTTGCCCGATTGATCGAAGAAGACGCTCGAACCGCGCTCCAACGCCTCTATCCCCAAGCCATCTGA
- a CDS encoding FUSC family protein, giving the protein MDADRPARLRAAMVRAFDLSERSVRRSRRSLGEGWERLHARFWMIAQCALTAGLAWWLAIVVLGHPMPVFAPVAAVITLGLSFGQRYSRALEVGIGVAIGVLTGDIFVTVAGTGVWQIMVAALIAMSAATLLGARNLMIIQAGVQSIIVLTLLPQPGQGLGRWLDALLGCALAMLIATLAPAGPVIKPRVTAARILGEVASCLRACRDALDARDAEAADVALRQARNSERLLDTMSQAVTEGLAVIRHSPFRRGQRERMEALADLYDPLDRLTRNLRVLARRSAVALWRDEPSVPMAYLALMQQVAGVADFCAGELFEGRIPTAARARILELARASSRLKMASGLSAVVVLAQLRSMLADLLELTGMSYPDAREAIPELRE; this is encoded by the coding sequence ATGGATGCGGACCGGCCGGCGAGGCTGCGCGCGGCGATGGTGCGCGCCTTCGACCTCAGCGAAAGATCGGTACGCCGCAGCCGCCGCTCCCTCGGCGAGGGCTGGGAGCGCCTGCATGCCCGGTTCTGGATGATCGCACAATGCGCGCTCACCGCGGGCCTCGCCTGGTGGCTGGCGATCGTGGTGCTCGGGCACCCGATGCCGGTGTTCGCGCCGGTGGCGGCGGTGATCACGCTCGGACTCAGCTTCGGGCAGCGCTACAGCCGGGCGCTCGAGGTCGGCATCGGGGTCGCGATCGGCGTGCTCACCGGGGACATCTTCGTGACGGTCGCCGGGACCGGCGTGTGGCAGATCATGGTGGCCGCGCTGATCGCCATGTCGGCAGCGACGCTGCTCGGCGCGCGAAATCTGATGATCATCCAGGCGGGCGTGCAGTCGATCATCGTGCTCACGCTGTTGCCCCAACCCGGCCAGGGGCTCGGGCGCTGGCTGGACGCCCTGTTGGGATGCGCGTTGGCGATGCTGATCGCGACCCTGGCGCCGGCCGGGCCGGTGATCAAACCGCGGGTGACCGCCGCGCGGATCCTCGGCGAGGTGGCGAGCTGCCTGCGCGCCTGCCGGGACGCGCTGGACGCCCGCGACGCCGAGGCCGCCGATGTCGCGCTGCGCCAGGCCCGGAACAGCGAGCGGCTGCTGGACACGATGTCGCAGGCGGTGACCGAGGGGCTGGCGGTGATCCGGCACTCGCCCTTCCGGCGCGGACAACGCGAGCGGATGGAGGCACTCGCCGATCTCTATGACCCGCTGGACCGGCTGACCCGCAACCTGCGGGTGCTGGCCCGACGCAGCGCGGTGGCGCTGTGGCGCGACGAGCCGAGCGTGCCGATGGCGTACCTCGCACTGATGCAGCAGGTCGCCGGTGTCGCCGACTTCTGCGCGGGGGAACTGTTCGAGGGACGGATCCCGACGGCGGCGCGCGCCCGGATCCTGGAGCTGGCGCGGGCGAGTTCCCGGCTGAAGATGGCGAGTGGCCTGTCCGCGGTCGTCGTGTTGGCGCAGCTTCGCTCCATGCTCGCCGACCTGCTGGAGCTGACCGGGATGAGCTACCCCGATGCCCGCGAGGCGATCCCGGAGCTGCGCGAGTGA
- a CDS encoding M16 family metallopeptidase yields MTRTSPPEVAAPLPPRFPLPEHDRLDNGMALRILHLPGQQVISAAVVIDAPLTGEDPEGIGTIIARTLDEGTATDPGTRYAERLELLGAGFGAHQDLGGVVAGIDVPASRLADALGLLADALAEPALADADLARQVALRLAEIEQQQANPAATAAREFRRTVFAPGYRGARPVGGEPDTVAAITPDAARARHARSYAPDRATLVIGGDLGGADVRALAERAFGGWSGSAEAASPPVAAAGAPAYRLIDRPGAVQANVSIGGFGIDRSDPRWPALRVALHAMGGSFGSRLNLLLREELGYTYGVRLAPAPLRTGGTFALSGSFRSEVTGDAITRGLGLMIDEVAPITTGEVTDAVNYYVGAAPLQWATAEALVDQHVRQVLDGLPDDHLTRQLEALGSVTAEQATAAYREIVTPESLSAVVVGAADDLDLPEHAALPPLTRG; encoded by the coding sequence ATGACCAGGACCAGCCCGCCCGAGGTGGCTGCCCCGCTCCCCCCGCGGTTCCCGCTGCCCGAGCACGACCGGCTCGACAACGGCATGGCGCTGCGCATCCTGCACCTGCCGGGGCAGCAGGTGATCAGCGCCGCGGTGGTGATCGACGCCCCGCTCACCGGCGAGGATCCCGAGGGCATCGGCACGATCATCGCCCGCACCCTCGACGAGGGCACCGCCACGGATCCGGGCACGCGGTACGCCGAGCGGCTGGAGCTGCTCGGCGCCGGCTTCGGCGCGCACCAGGATCTCGGCGGGGTCGTCGCCGGCATCGACGTACCCGCCTCCCGGCTGGCCGACGCGCTCGGCCTGCTCGCCGACGCCCTCGCCGAGCCCGCGCTGGCCGATGCCGACCTCGCCCGGCAGGTCGCGCTGCGGCTGGCCGAGATCGAGCAGCAGCAGGCCAACCCGGCCGCGACGGCCGCCCGGGAGTTCCGGCGTACCGTGTTCGCCCCGGGCTACCGCGGCGCCCGGCCCGTCGGCGGCGAACCGGACACGGTCGCCGCGATCACCCCCGACGCCGCCCGCGCCCGCCATGCGCGCAGCTATGCCCCGGACCGGGCGACGCTGGTGATCGGCGGCGACCTCGGCGGCGCCGATGTGCGCGCGCTCGCCGAGCGGGCGTTCGGCGGCTGGTCGGGCAGCGCCGAGGCGGCGTCACCACCGGTCGCGGCGGCCGGTGCGCCGGCGTACCGCCTGATCGACCGACCGGGCGCGGTGCAGGCGAATGTGTCGATCGGCGGTTTCGGCATCGACCGCTCCGATCCGCGCTGGCCCGCCCTGCGGGTGGCGCTGCACGCGATGGGCGGCTCGTTCGGCAGCCGGCTCAACCTGCTGTTGCGCGAGGAGCTCGGCTACACCTACGGCGTCCGGCTCGCGCCGGCGCCGCTGCGGACCGGCGGCACGTTCGCGCTGTCGGGCTCGTTCCGCTCGGAGGTGACCGGCGATGCGATCACCCGCGGGCTCGGCCTGATGATCGACGAGGTCGCCCCGATCACCACCGGGGAGGTGACCGATGCCGTCAACTACTACGTCGGTGCCGCGCCGCTGCAGTGGGCGACCGCCGAGGCGCTGGTCGACCAGCACGTCCGGCAGGTGCTGGACGGGCTGCCCGATGATCATCTGACCCGTCAGCTCGAGGCGCTCGGCAGTGTCACCGCGGAGCAGGCGACCGCCGCCTATCGCGAGATCGTCACCCCCGAGTCGCTGAGCGCCGTCGTGGTGGGCGCGGCGGATGATCTTGACCTGCCCGAGCATGCCGCCCTGCCGCCGCTGACCCGCGGCTGA
- a CDS encoding immune inhibitor A domain-containing protein, with protein sequence MAAGAAAALVTTGLVAPLTASAEPPPSPPADAGAAPADDTRAPRADLVKSPRARLSDAEKREFGDEAPQLRRQRSSAPPAATGTPIGGTKPWLVLDDAEGVYAPEEFTLRAVGNNIEIWVQSDINFPDGDCRNDGVRNVITDDQVNAMVAEFDTNILPTESEAFSTAPARDGSAQTDVGFGGPLWELLGGGDPEFYVGDGDSTVVLVSNVRDANFYDPTTPEGSTFIAGFFSPLFNEAFDRNVMTIDSYDWLHRTGANPPDGGAGGLCSSEQPARPRNYESTFAHEYQHLLHYYTDPGETTWLNEGLSDYAQTLVGYSDTTIPYGRVGADSHITCYQGFYATKSFPYCGAENSITRWEDQPNEILADYGAAYALVTYLADRYGEDLITALHRDGSATGLTSLQNWLTANADKTSSGDVLEDFVAQMALDRLLDSGAKGLTDAEKARFTSARLSSAIRWDWAGSASSPGAPTNGADFVLAATDRPFDYGVTFAGAKTYPVKPLEWQVSSGELWSGEGDDVDRSAVVEASVPAGGGALTFESRTEIETGWDFGIVQVSTDGGETWTTVPGDATTSEHASGADGTIVGLLPGLTGTADWATRTYDLAAYAGKDVLISFRYLTDAATNGNGAEPTGWWVRDAAVGGTEIDLGTARSATQVRPDPVQGWSLQLVGWDGTKRVGHLEVPVGADGRAEVSAAKVRREMRGAKSLGAIVMAHDPSETADSYAGYTLSIGGRTQAGGGDPGANPAARSSKSGN encoded by the coding sequence ATGGCGGCCGGTGCGGCCGCCGCGCTGGTCACCACGGGGCTGGTCGCTCCGCTGACCGCCTCCGCGGAGCCGCCACCCTCGCCCCCCGCCGACGCCGGCGCTGCGCCCGCCGACGACACCCGCGCCCCCCGCGCCGACCTGGTCAAGTCGCCCCGCGCCCGGCTCAGCGACGCCGAGAAGCGCGAGTTCGGCGACGAGGCGCCGCAGTTGCGACGCCAGCGCAGCAGCGCTCCCCCGGCGGCCACCGGCACGCCGATCGGCGGCACCAAGCCGTGGCTGGTGCTCGACGACGCCGAGGGCGTCTACGCCCCCGAGGAGTTCACCCTGCGCGCGGTGGGCAACAACATCGAGATCTGGGTGCAGTCCGACATCAACTTCCCCGACGGTGACTGCCGCAACGACGGCGTACGCAATGTGATCACCGACGACCAGGTGAACGCGATGGTCGCCGAGTTCGACACCAACATCCTGCCCACCGAGTCCGAGGCCTTCTCCACCGCACCCGCCCGCGACGGCAGCGCCCAGACCGATGTCGGCTTCGGCGGCCCGCTGTGGGAACTGCTCGGTGGCGGCGACCCAGAGTTCTACGTCGGCGACGGCGACTCCACGGTCGTGCTGGTCTCGAATGTCCGCGACGCAAACTTCTACGACCCGACGACGCCCGAGGGCTCGACCTTCATCGCGGGCTTCTTCTCCCCGCTGTTCAACGAGGCCTTCGACCGCAACGTGATGACGATCGACTCCTACGACTGGCTGCACCGCACGGGCGCCAATCCGCCCGACGGCGGCGCCGGGGGCCTGTGCTCGTCCGAACAGCCGGCGCGTCCGCGCAACTACGAGTCGACCTTCGCCCACGAGTACCAGCACCTGCTGCACTACTACACCGATCCGGGCGAGACGACCTGGCTGAACGAGGGCCTGTCCGACTACGCCCAGACGCTCGTCGGCTACTCCGACACCACCATCCCCTACGGCCGCGTCGGCGCCGACTCGCACATCACCTGCTACCAGGGCTTCTACGCAACGAAGAGCTTCCCCTACTGCGGTGCCGAGAACTCGATCACCCGCTGGGAGGACCAGCCGAACGAGATCCTCGCCGACTACGGGGCGGCGTACGCCCTGGTCACCTACCTCGCCGACCGCTACGGCGAGGACCTGATCACCGCCCTGCACCGCGACGGCAGCGCGACCGGCCTGACCTCCCTGCAGAACTGGCTGACCGCGAATGCCGACAAGACGAGCTCCGGCGACGTGCTGGAGGACTTCGTCGCGCAGATGGCCCTCGACCGGCTGCTCGACTCCGGGGCAAAGGGCCTGACCGACGCCGAGAAGGCGCGCTTCACCTCGGCCCGGCTCTCCTCGGCGATCCGCTGGGACTGGGCGGGCTCGGCCAGCTCGCCGGGCGCGCCGACCAACGGCGCCGACTTCGTTCTCGCCGCCACCGACCGCCCGTTCGACTACGGCGTCACGTTCGCCGGGGCCAAGACGTATCCGGTCAAGCCGCTGGAGTGGCAGGTCTCCTCCGGCGAGCTGTGGAGCGGCGAGGGCGACGATGTCGACCGCAGCGCCGTCGTCGAGGCGAGCGTGCCCGCCGGCGGCGGGGCGCTGACGTTCGAGTCGCGTACCGAGATCGAGACCGGTTGGGACTTCGGCATCGTGCAGGTCTCCACCGACGGAGGTGAGACCTGGACCACCGTGCCCGGCGACGCCACCACGAGCGAGCACGCCTCCGGCGCCGACGGCACCATCGTCGGCCTGCTGCCCGGCCTGACCGGCACCGCCGACTGGGCCACGCGTACCTACGACCTGGCCGCCTATGCCGGCAAGGACGTGCTGATCTCGTTCCGTTACCTGACCGACGCCGCGACCAACGGCAACGGTGCGGAGCCGACGGGATGGTGGGTTCGCGACGCCGCCGTGGGCGGCACCGAGATCGACCTCGGCACCGCGCGGTCGGCGACCCAGGTCCGTCCCGATCCCGTCCAGGGCTGGTCGCTGCAGCTCGTCGGCTGGGACGGCACGAAGCGCGTCGGCCACCTCGAGGTGCCGGTCGGTGCGGACGGACGCGCCGAGGTCTCGGCGGCAAAGGTACGCCGGGAGATGCGCGGCGCGAAGTCGCTCGGTGCCATCGTGATGGCCCATGACCCGAGCGAGACCGCGGACTCCTACGCCGGCTACACGCTGAGCATCGGCGGACGCACCCAGGCCGGCGGCGGCGATCCCGGAGCGAATCCGGCGGCTCGTTCCTCGAAGTCCGGCAACTAG
- the serA gene encoding phosphoglycerate dehydrogenase, producing the protein MKALLLENIHPCAVEILTDAGFEVETRSGALGTDELVAALDGVDLLGIRSKTQVTAEVLSARPDLAAVGAFCIGTNQIDLDAAAGEGTVVFNAPFSNTRSVVELAVAEIISLARRLGDKNAAMHAGRWDKSAKGAHEVRGRTLGIVGYGNIGSQLSVVAESLGMRVSFYDIADKLPLGNARQVETLDELLQTCETISLHVDGRPGNAGLFGADQFARMRPRSIFLNLCRGLVVDHEALRDNLLSGHIAGAAVDVFPEEPAAAGEGFSSVLQGLDNVILTPHIGGSTQEAQEDIGRYVAGKLRDYARSGATTMSVNLPTVAVGPPAGSRLLHLHANVPGVLARVNSLLAEHGANIDSQSLATRGELGYVVTDTAAPIPAELADRLRALPETVELRVIDAEG; encoded by the coding sequence GTGAAGGCCCTGCTGCTCGAGAACATCCATCCCTGCGCCGTCGAGATCCTCACCGACGCCGGATTCGAGGTGGAGACCCGCTCCGGTGCGCTGGGCACCGACGAGCTGGTCGCCGCGCTGGACGGCGTCGACCTGCTCGGCATCCGCTCCAAGACCCAGGTCACCGCCGAGGTGCTGTCGGCCCGGCCCGACCTGGCGGCCGTCGGCGCCTTCTGCATCGGTACCAACCAGATCGACCTGGACGCCGCCGCGGGTGAGGGCACGGTGGTGTTCAACGCCCCGTTCTCCAACACCCGCAGCGTTGTCGAGCTGGCGGTCGCCGAGATCATCTCGCTGGCTCGCCGGCTCGGCGACAAGAACGCCGCCATGCACGCCGGCCGCTGGGACAAGTCGGCCAAGGGCGCACACGAGGTGCGCGGGCGTACCCTCGGCATCGTCGGCTACGGCAACATCGGCAGCCAGCTCTCCGTGGTCGCCGAATCGCTCGGCATGCGGGTGTCGTTCTACGACATCGCCGACAAGCTGCCGCTCGGCAATGCCCGCCAGGTCGAGACCCTCGACGAACTGCTCCAGACCTGCGAGACCATCTCGCTGCACGTGGACGGGCGCCCGGGCAATGCCGGGCTGTTCGGCGCCGACCAGTTCGCGCGGATGCGGCCGCGATCGATCTTTCTCAATCTGTGCCGCGGGCTGGTCGTCGACCACGAGGCGCTGCGCGACAACCTGCTGTCCGGCCACATCGCCGGCGCCGCCGTCGATGTCTTCCCCGAGGAGCCCGCCGCGGCCGGGGAGGGCTTCAGCTCCGTGCTGCAGGGTCTGGACAATGTCATCCTCACCCCGCACATCGGCGGCTCCACCCAGGAGGCCCAGGAGGACATCGGCCGCTACGTGGCCGGCAAGCTGCGCGACTACGCCCGCAGCGGCGCCACCACGATGTCGGTCAACCTGCCGACGGTCGCGGTCGGCCCGCCGGCCGGCTCGCGGCTGCTGCATCTGCACGCCAACGTGCCCGGGGTGCTGGCCCGGGTCAACTCGCTGCTCGCCGAGCACGGCGCCAACATCGACTCCCAGTCCTTGGCGACCCGCGGCGAGCTGGGCTACGTGGTCACGGACACGGCTGCGCCGATCCCGGCCGAGCTGGCCGACCGGTTGCGCGCCCTGCCCGAGACCGTCGAGCTGCGCGTCATCGACGCCGAGGGCTGA
- a CDS encoding putative ABC transporter permease encodes MDSVFSEFWYTALWGFLIFSVLGVVVEMVYAFAREGVIESRLGVLYLPLSPIYGLGGVAITAFLLPYLHDPILLFFVGIVVGTVLEYVASFVMEKLFHTIFWDYSNEPLNLHGRVCAQYSLYWGLLSLLLIYVIDPPIGRLIDAIPQPLGDRLLLAACIVAAAGIALTLAAFARLRAKVDALEAGRPVPSGALGRAIDTLAPDVVMAWTFPRMNLVQEYLQARGIEPSRVRLDLRVPSAEREAMLERARTAGQG; translated from the coding sequence GTGGATAGCGTGTTCTCGGAGTTCTGGTACACGGCGCTGTGGGGCTTCCTGATCTTCAGTGTCCTCGGCGTTGTCGTGGAGATGGTGTACGCCTTTGCGCGCGAGGGTGTGATCGAGTCGCGGCTCGGGGTGCTCTACCTGCCGCTCAGCCCGATCTACGGACTGGGCGGGGTGGCCATCACCGCCTTCTTGTTGCCCTATCTGCACGACCCGATCCTGTTGTTCTTCGTCGGCATCGTGGTCGGCACCGTGCTGGAGTATGTCGCCTCGTTCGTGATGGAGAAGCTGTTCCACACGATCTTCTGGGACTACAGCAACGAGCCGCTGAACCTGCACGGCCGGGTCTGCGCCCAGTACTCGCTGTACTGGGGCTTGCTGTCCCTGCTGCTGATCTATGTGATCGATCCGCCGATCGGGCGGCTGATCGACGCGATCCCGCAACCGCTCGGCGACCGGCTGCTGCTGGCCGCCTGCATCGTCGCCGCGGCCGGCATCGCGCTGACGCTGGCCGCCTTCGCCCGGCTGCGGGCCAAGGTGGACGCGCTGGAGGCCGGCCGGCCCGTGCCGAGCGGGGCGCTGGGGCGCGCGATCGACACGCTCGCGCCCGATGTGGTGATGGCCTGGACGTTCCCCCGGATGAACCTGGTCCAGGAGTATCTGCAAGCCCGGGGCATCGAGCCCAGCCGGGTACGCCTGGACCTGCGCGTGCCCAGCGCCGAGCGCGAGGCCATGCTGGAGCGCGCCCGCACCGCGGGGCAGGGATGA
- a CDS encoding 5'-3' exonuclease H3TH domain-containing protein, with the protein MTSAAAPGPTPVPAAAGGRPLMVVDGNSLLHRSFHALAASGARDSLGQPIWAIRGLLTQLVAAADRIGPARIVVGFDDPDASTRRERWPDYKAQRVDKLPTLVAQLARAAEVLTELGVQVVTPPGHEADDVLASAARWNARHRGRTVLVTSDRDAFALIDADTSVLRVINGGVEASPLLTPDRLELMLGITPAQYADFAALRGDPSDNLPGVRGVGPKRAAALLKRFGSADALFADVDAGGRAITDVVGPGCRARLCEADARAAWRRNRAVMRMRDDLPVGLHDPDAGRLPLPARAVRRTLLAHDLPATATLAARALAGADDATPEQPGVLDALGWDASAQWRTRRQLPPLPERLQPTLF; encoded by the coding sequence GTGACCTCCGCCGCCGCCCCGGGCCCGACGCCCGTGCCCGCCGCCGCGGGCGGGCGGCCGCTGATGGTGGTGGACGGCAATTCGCTGCTGCACCGTAGCTTCCACGCGCTCGCCGCGTCCGGCGCCCGGGACTCGCTCGGCCAGCCGATCTGGGCGATCCGCGGCCTGCTCACCCAGCTCGTCGCCGCCGCCGACCGGATCGGGCCGGCGCGGATCGTCGTCGGTTTCGACGACCCGGACGCCAGCACCCGCCGCGAACGCTGGCCCGACTACAAGGCCCAGCGCGTCGACAAGCTGCCCACGCTGGTCGCCCAACTCGCCCGCGCCGCCGAGGTGCTGACCGAGCTGGGCGTGCAGGTGGTCACCCCGCCCGGCCACGAGGCCGACGACGTGCTCGCCTCGGCCGCCCGGTGGAATGCCCGGCATCGCGGCCGGACGGTCCTCGTCACCTCCGACCGCGACGCCTTCGCGCTGATCGACGCCGACACGTCCGTGCTGCGGGTGATCAACGGCGGGGTCGAGGCGTCCCCGCTGCTGACGCCGGACCGCCTCGAGCTGATGCTGGGCATCACCCCGGCCCAGTACGCCGACTTCGCCGCCCTGCGCGGCGACCCGTCGGACAACCTGCCCGGCGTCCGGGGTGTCGGCCCCAAGCGGGCGGCCGCCCTGCTGAAGCGCTTCGGTTCGGCCGACGCGCTGTTCGCCGACGTCGATGCCGGCGGCCGGGCCATCACCGACGTGGTCGGGCCGGGCTGCCGGGCCCGCCTGTGCGAGGCCGATGCCCGCGCCGCCTGGCGGCGCAACCGCGCGGTGATGCGGATGCGCGACGATCTGCCCGTCGGGCTGCACGACCCGGACGCCGGCCGGCTGCCCCTGCCGGCCCGGGCGGTACGCCGCACGCTGCTCGCCCACGACCTGCCGGCGACCGCCACGCTCGCCGCCCGAGCCCTGGCCGGCGCCGACGACGCCACGCCCGAGCAGCCGGGCGTGCTCGACGCGCTCGGCTGGGACGCGAGCGCGCAGTGGCGTACCCGCCGGCAACTGCCGCCACTGCCCGAACGCCTGCAGCCGACCCTGTTCTGA
- a CDS encoding M16 family metallopeptidase, with translation MAATDEVRYPLYEHRLDNGLRVIISPDHAVPAVAVNLWYDVGSRHEEPGRSGFAHLFEHLMFQGSANVASGTHISLMQAAGASVNATTWFDRTNYFEALPVGGLDRALWLEADRMGTLLEAVTQESLDNQREVVKEEKRQRYDNVPYGDLLEHLVALTFPADHPYGHTTIGSMADLDAAELADVHAFFRRFYMPNNAVLSIVGDVEVDDALERVRRYFGPIAAGSRPTTPDPGVLPPLSGLPRREVSADVPADAVHFAWRLPALDRREFDAADLAMAIIGDGQTSRLYRRLVRDEELAQGAGASALGLIGGNSFGFASARARDDAPISEIESIMVDELTRFADEGPTAEELTRARAQYERHWLHGLATLDSRADQISAYATLLGDPDEINRRLAAIASIDAAQVQRAAAEHLDPAARATLVYRSAEEGTEEAVA, from the coding sequence ATGGCCGCGACCGACGAAGTCCGATATCCGCTGTACGAGCACCGCCTCGACAACGGGCTCCGGGTGATCATCAGCCCCGACCACGCGGTCCCCGCGGTGGCGGTCAACCTCTGGTACGACGTCGGGTCCCGGCACGAGGAGCCCGGCCGCTCGGGCTTCGCGCACCTGTTCGAGCATCTGATGTTCCAGGGGTCGGCGAATGTCGCGTCGGGCACCCACATCTCGCTGATGCAGGCCGCCGGCGCCTCGGTGAATGCCACCACCTGGTTCGATCGGACCAACTACTTCGAGGCGCTGCCGGTCGGCGGGCTGGACCGCGCGCTGTGGCTGGAGGCCGACCGAATGGGCACGCTGCTCGAGGCGGTCACCCAGGAGAGCCTGGACAACCAGCGCGAGGTGGTGAAGGAAGAGAAGCGGCAGCGCTACGACAACGTGCCCTACGGAGACCTGCTCGAACACCTGGTCGCGCTCACCTTTCCCGCCGACCATCCCTACGGCCACACCACGATCGGCTCGATGGCCGACCTCGACGCCGCCGAGCTGGCCGACGTGCACGCGTTCTTCCGCCGCTTCTACATGCCGAACAATGCGGTGCTCAGCATCGTCGGCGATGTCGAGGTCGACGACGCGCTGGAGCGGGTACGCCGCTACTTCGGCCCGATCGCGGCGGGCAGCCGACCGACCACGCCCGACCCGGGCGTGCTGCCGCCGCTATCGGGCCTGCCCCGGCGCGAGGTGAGCGCCGACGTCCCGGCCGACGCGGTCCACTTCGCCTGGCGGTTGCCCGCGCTCGACCGCCGCGAGTTCGACGCGGCCGACCTGGCGATGGCGATCATCGGCGACGGTCAGACGTCTCGGCTCTACCGCCGGCTGGTCCGCGACGAGGAGCTGGCCCAGGGCGCCGGCGCCTCCGCGCTCGGGCTGATCGGCGGCAACTCCTTCGGCTTCGCCTCGGCCCGGGCGCGTGATGACGCGCCGATCTCCGAGATCGAGTCGATCATGGTCGACGAGCTCACTCGGTTCGCAGACGAGGGGCCGACGGCCGAGGAGCTGACCCGCGCCCGGGCCCAGTACGAACGACACTGGCTGCACGGGCTGGCCACCCTCGATTCGCGTGCCGACCAGATCTCGGCCTACGCCACGCTGCTCGGCGATCCCGACGAGATCAACCGCCGGCTGGCCGCGATCGCCTCGATCGACGCGGCGCAGGTGCAGCGCGCCGCCGCGGAGCATCTGGACCCCGCCGCCCGCGCCACGCTCGTCTACCGCAGCGCCGAAGAGGGCACCGAGGAGGCCGTCGCATGA